A genomic window from Mesorhizobium sp. 131-2-1 includes:
- a CDS encoding LacI family DNA-binding transcriptional regulator: protein MSEPTELRDPPEASRRRKPAAKPKGRVTMTDIARAAGCSQATVSFVLNNSPGIRLSQQTRDRVIEAARALGYSPPVFSALRPPVTPFEGLDGVIGFAVDQLATSPEAVVAIEGARQASWNAGNVLLVAQTMGDAVMEPRAIQALTRRSISALIYMTIFTREIVAPDFLYSLDIPVILLNCYTSDYAFPAVVPSEIAGGQSATRHLISHGHRRIATITGEPWMQAAQDRLKGYRRALATADIPFEPELVVEGDWSASAGYAATVKLLALKDRPTAIFCQNDRTAIGCYEALKEAGLHIPADISVVGYDDEEIARHLFPPLTTSILPHMAMGQWAIEQLEAPQPPGRGRYPITKLECPLVERESVATVKSPT, encoded by the coding sequence ATGAGCGAACCGACGGAATTGCGCGATCCCCCGGAGGCGTCCAGGCGGCGCAAGCCGGCTGCCAAGCCCAAGGGTCGCGTCACCATGACCGACATCGCGCGCGCCGCCGGCTGCTCGCAGGCGACGGTGTCGTTCGTGCTCAACAATTCGCCGGGCATCAGGCTCTCGCAGCAGACCCGCGACCGGGTGATCGAGGCAGCCAGGGCGCTGGGTTATTCGCCGCCGGTCTTTTCCGCCTTGCGACCGCCGGTGACGCCCTTCGAGGGACTGGACGGCGTCATCGGTTTCGCCGTCGACCAGCTCGCCACCAGCCCGGAGGCGGTGGTCGCCATCGAGGGCGCGCGCCAGGCTTCGTGGAATGCCGGCAACGTGCTGCTGGTGGCGCAGACGATGGGCGATGCCGTCATGGAGCCGCGCGCCATCCAGGCGCTGACCAGACGCAGCATCTCGGCGCTGATCTACATGACAATCTTCACCCGCGAGATCGTGGCGCCCGATTTCCTCTACAGCCTCGACATCCCGGTCATCCTGCTCAACTGCTATACGTCGGACTATGCCTTCCCCGCCGTGGTGCCCTCCGAGATCGCCGGCGGCCAGAGCGCGACCCGGCATCTGATCAGCCACGGCCACCGCCGCATCGCCACCATCACCGGCGAGCCCTGGATGCAGGCGGCTCAGGACAGGCTGAAGGGCTATCGCCGCGCGCTCGCCACCGCCGACATCCCCTTCGAGCCCGAATTGGTGGTCGAGGGCGACTGGTCGGCAAGTGCTGGCTATGCCGCGACCGTCAAGCTGCTTGCGTTGAAGGATCGTCCGACCGCCATCTTCTGCCAGAACGACCGCACGGCGATCGGCTGCTACGAGGCGCTGAAGGAGGCCGGCCTGCATATCCCCGCGGATATTTCCGTGGTCGGCTACGACGACGAGGAGATCGCCCGTCACCTGTTCCCACCGCTGACGACCTCGATCCTGCCACATATGGCGATGGGCCAATGGGCGATCGAGCAGCTGGAAGCGCCCCAGCCTCCCGGCCGCGGCCGCTACCCCATCACCAAGCTCGAATGCCCGCTGGTGGAAAGGGAGAGTGTGGCGACCGTGAAGTCGCCCACATAA
- a CDS encoding ATP-binding cassette domain-containing protein, translated as MNSQDQTAPLLEVRNLSKHFGAVRALNDFSMVVRPGEVVALAGDNGAGKTTLIKAISGVFQPTGGEILLRGQPVSFSTPHEAREKGIETIYQDLALADNLSIGANIFLGREPMRKAFGFLPVLDRKAMAEAARATMGRLDFHVSRLEAPVSNFSGGQRQAVAIGRAVYWDAQILIMDEPTAALGVPEQRKVISLIHQLKAQGRGVIFISHNLQDIFAVSDRIVVLRRGVQAGERKISETNHDEVVKLMVGG; from the coding sequence ATGAATAGCCAAGACCAGACCGCTCCGCTGCTGGAAGTCCGCAACCTTTCCAAGCACTTCGGCGCCGTGCGCGCGCTGAACGACTTCTCCATGGTCGTGCGGCCGGGCGAGGTGGTGGCGCTGGCCGGCGATAACGGCGCCGGCAAGACGACGCTGATCAAGGCGATTTCCGGCGTCTTCCAGCCGACGGGCGGCGAGATCCTGCTGAGGGGTCAGCCGGTGAGCTTTTCGACACCGCACGAGGCGCGCGAAAAGGGCATCGAGACCATCTACCAGGATCTGGCGCTCGCCGACAATCTGTCGATCGGCGCCAACATCTTCCTTGGCCGCGAACCGATGCGCAAGGCGTTCGGCTTCCTGCCGGTGCTCGACCGCAAGGCGATGGCGGAAGCCGCCAGGGCGACAATGGGCCGGCTGGACTTCCACGTCAGCCGGCTGGAGGCGCCGGTCAGCAATTTCTCCGGCGGACAGCGGCAAGCGGTCGCCATCGGCCGCGCCGTCTATTGGGACGCCCAGATCCTGATCATGGACGAGCCGACGGCGGCGCTCGGCGTGCCGGAGCAGCGCAAGGTCATCTCGCTCATCCACCAGCTCAAGGCGCAAGGGCGCGGCGTGATCTTCATCTCGCACAATCTGCAGGACATTTTTGCCGTCTCCGACCGCATCGTCGTGCTGAGGCGCGGCGTCCAGGCCGGCGAGCGCAAGATCTCCGAGACCAACCACGACGAAGTCGTCAAGCTGATGGTCGGCGGATAG
- a CDS encoding ABC transporter permease subunit, whose protein sequence is MASTSSTGETHVAPQADHGDQAKSLLGRIAEGRAWLFLAGLIICFEVWSRLAFGATFVLNPFNVQSILIFAVAPLLLATGQTFVIISGGIDLSLGFIMGLAAVIAAHATNMAGAVIPVPLAMLAGMLAAVIVAGVPGVINGLLISRLRIPPFIGTLGMFGVARGAAFLLAGGTTVPVQNSWFALLGNGKLYGVPYLVIITAIFVVVMHYILSQTRFGQHNYAIGANVQAARRAGIDIKDHILRLYVLSAMCAGLGGALYAARFTAGAAQAGEPLLLDSVAAVVIGGASLFGGSGTILGTVAGALVIAVIQYGLVFVNVEPFWQFIAVGVVIIISVLIDQAQRRFSGARQDE, encoded by the coding sequence ATGGCTTCAACATCATCGACCGGCGAAACCCATGTCGCCCCGCAGGCGGACCACGGTGACCAGGCCAAGAGCCTGCTTGGGCGCATCGCCGAAGGGCGCGCCTGGCTGTTCCTTGCCGGCCTGATCATCTGCTTCGAAGTGTGGTCGCGCCTCGCCTTCGGCGCCACCTTCGTGCTCAACCCGTTCAATGTGCAGTCGATCCTGATCTTCGCCGTGGCGCCGCTGCTGCTGGCGACCGGGCAAACCTTCGTCATCATCTCGGGTGGCATCGATCTGTCGCTCGGCTTCATCATGGGGCTTGCCGCCGTCATCGCCGCGCATGCCACGAACATGGCCGGAGCCGTGATCCCTGTGCCTTTGGCCATGCTGGCCGGTATGCTGGCCGCCGTCATCGTCGCCGGCGTGCCCGGCGTCATCAACGGGCTGCTGATCTCGCGGCTCCGGATCCCGCCGTTCATCGGCACGCTCGGCATGTTCGGCGTGGCGCGAGGTGCGGCCTTCCTGCTTGCCGGCGGCACCACCGTGCCGGTGCAGAACTCCTGGTTCGCGCTGCTCGGCAACGGCAAGCTCTACGGCGTGCCCTATCTGGTCATCATCACCGCGATCTTCGTCGTCGTCATGCACTACATCCTCAGCCAGACCCGGTTCGGCCAGCACAATTACGCCATCGGCGCCAATGTCCAGGCCGCGCGCCGCGCCGGCATCGACATCAAGGACCATATATTGCGCCTCTATGTACTGTCGGCGATGTGCGCCGGCCTCGGCGGCGCGCTCTACGCCGCGCGCTTTACCGCGGGTGCGGCGCAGGCCGGCGAGCCCCTGCTGCTCGACAGCGTCGCGGCCGTCGTCATCGGCGGCGCCAGCCTGTTCGGCGGCTCCGGCACCATCCTCGGCACCGTCGCCGGCGCGCTGGTGATCGCGGTCATCCAGTACGGGCTGGTCTTCGTCAATGTCGAGCCGTTCTGGCAGTTCATCGCCGTCGGCGTCGTCATCATCATTTCCGTCCTCATCGACCAGGCGCAACGCCGGTTCAGTGGAGCCCGCCAGGATGAATAG
- a CDS encoding sugar ABC transporter ATP-binding protein, with amino-acid sequence MNYSDVSIAQSTIAPFLSLDGVRKTYPGVVALDGFSMEVRPGEVIGLVGENGAGKSTLMKILGGVTRPDTGTITVDGVAHDGLTVEASIGSGIAFVHQELNLFENLDVAANIFFGREPLKAGPLKLVDRSKLREMVAPLLKRVGANFSADAPVASLSLAQQQMVEIAKALSIKARLVILDEPTSSLPLAETEKLLDVIKALKAEDISVIFISHRLHEVERVADRVVVLRDGMLAGTLPKNQINHDQMVKLMIGRMLKERERVSDSAHAPGGVALSASAVRTSAYPERPVDLDVRHGEILGLAGLVGSGRTELARVLFGIDECFGGSVTLDGKTLKLGSAADAVANGIFLVPEDRKLTGILLDLSIAENISLPNLPAHAKRSLVSASAEIATAEKQKSNLGIKAPSVLTRTGTLSGGNQQKVVLAKWLAMNPKVMILDEPTRGIDIGAKAEIYGLMRALADAGVAVLMISSDMEEVIGVSDRIAVMHEGQISGILGKDDFSQENVLLLAVGKTPK; translated from the coding sequence ATGAATTATTCCGACGTATCCATCGCTCAATCCACGATTGCTCCGTTCCTGAGCCTGGACGGCGTGCGCAAGACCTATCCCGGCGTGGTGGCGCTGGACGGTTTTTCGATGGAGGTGCGGCCGGGCGAGGTGATCGGCCTGGTCGGCGAAAACGGCGCCGGCAAGTCGACGCTGATGAAGATCCTGGGCGGCGTGACGCGGCCGGACACCGGCACCATCACCGTAGACGGCGTCGCCCATGACGGGCTCACCGTCGAGGCCAGCATCGGCTCCGGCATCGCCTTCGTGCACCAGGAGCTCAACCTTTTCGAAAACCTCGACGTCGCCGCCAACATCTTCTTCGGCCGCGAGCCGCTGAAGGCTGGACCGCTGAAGCTCGTCGACCGCTCGAAGCTGCGCGAGATGGTGGCGCCGCTCCTGAAGCGCGTCGGCGCCAATTTCTCGGCCGACGCGCCGGTCGCCTCGCTGTCGCTCGCCCAGCAGCAGATGGTCGAGATCGCCAAGGCGCTGTCGATCAAGGCGCGGCTGGTGATCCTCGACGAGCCGACCTCCAGCCTGCCGCTCGCCGAGACCGAGAAGTTGCTCGACGTCATCAAGGCGCTGAAGGCGGAAGACATCAGCGTCATCTTCATCTCGCACCGGCTGCACGAGGTCGAGCGGGTCGCCGACCGTGTCGTCGTGCTGCGCGACGGCATGCTCGCCGGCACGCTGCCGAAAAACCAGATCAACCACGACCAGATGGTCAAGCTGATGATCGGCCGCATGCTGAAGGAACGCGAGCGGGTCTCGGACTCCGCGCATGCGCCGGGCGGCGTGGCACTCTCGGCCAGTGCGGTGCGCACCAGCGCCTATCCGGAGCGCCCCGTCGATCTGGACGTGCGTCACGGGGAAATCCTCGGCCTGGCCGGGCTGGTCGGCTCCGGCCGCACCGAACTGGCGCGCGTCCTGTTCGGCATCGACGAATGCTTCGGCGGCAGCGTCACGCTCGACGGCAAGACGCTGAAGCTCGGCTCGGCCGCCGACGCTGTCGCGAACGGCATCTTCCTGGTGCCGGAGGACCGCAAGCTGACCGGCATCCTGCTCGATCTCTCGATCGCCGAGAACATCTCGCTGCCCAATCTGCCGGCGCATGCCAAGCGCTCGCTGGTCTCGGCAAGCGCGGAAATCGCCACCGCCGAGAAGCAGAAGAGCAATCTCGGCATCAAGGCGCCGTCGGTCCTGACCCGCACCGGCACGCTGTCGGGCGGCAACCAGCAGAAGGTGGTGCTGGCCAAATGGCTGGCGATGAATCCCAAGGTGATGATCCTCGACGAGCCGACGCGCGGCATCGACATCGGCGCCAAGGCCGAGATCTACGGGCTGATGCGGGCGCTCGCCGATGCCGGCGTCGCGGTGCTGATGATCTCCAGCGACATGGAAGAGGTGATCGGGGTGTCGGACCGCATCGCCGTCATGCATGAGGGACAGATCTCCGGCATCCTCGGCAAGGACGATTTCAGCCAGGAAAACGTGCTTCTGCTGGCAGTGGGCAAGACGCCGAAATAG
- a CDS encoding NAD(P)H-dependent flavin oxidoreductase, with protein MWPNRRLCDLLKVEHPIIQAPMAGSATPELAAAVSNAGGLGSLGCAMMQPDDLRAVARQMRASTGRQFNLNFFVHPRPDTSDAILARALERVRPYYKELSLGEPPARLPAMGPGFDDTRLDLVLEIRPPVVSFHFGMPDVAKVARLKQAGIVVISTATNVAEARKLADGGADAVIAQGWEAGGHRGAHAPTGPGDGVGVMALVPQVVDAVDLPVIAAGGIADGRGIAAAFALGASGVQIGTGFLSCDEAGTDRPRRALIRSATDMDTMVSNAFSGRAARTKRTRYALEMEEQQTRLPDFPQMYALSGPLGDADAAMGRGDFAFHLYGQAAALNRELPAAQLLRMLVAEADAIFRALSPTQ; from the coding sequence ATGTGGCCGAACCGTCGTTTATGCGATCTGCTGAAGGTCGAGCATCCGATCATCCAGGCTCCGATGGCGGGCTCGGCAACGCCGGAACTCGCGGCGGCGGTGAGCAATGCAGGCGGGTTGGGATCGCTTGGCTGCGCAATGATGCAGCCGGATGATCTGCGTGCCGTAGCGCGCCAGATGCGAGCCTCGACCGGACGTCAGTTCAACCTCAATTTCTTCGTCCACCCGCGGCCCGACACGAGCGATGCCATCCTGGCGCGTGCCCTTGAAAGGGTACGGCCCTACTACAAGGAACTGTCGCTTGGCGAACCGCCGGCGAGGCTTCCTGCGATGGGACCGGGTTTCGACGATACCAGGCTCGATCTCGTGCTCGAGATCCGCCCGCCGGTTGTGAGTTTCCACTTCGGCATGCCGGACGTGGCCAAGGTCGCCAGGCTGAAACAGGCCGGGATCGTGGTCATCAGCACGGCGACCAACGTCGCCGAGGCGCGCAAGCTAGCCGATGGTGGAGCCGACGCGGTCATAGCCCAGGGCTGGGAAGCCGGAGGCCACCGCGGCGCTCATGCCCCGACGGGTCCAGGTGACGGCGTGGGAGTGATGGCTCTGGTTCCCCAGGTCGTGGATGCTGTCGATCTACCGGTAATTGCCGCCGGAGGGATCGCCGATGGCCGGGGCATTGCGGCCGCCTTCGCCCTTGGCGCCAGCGGCGTGCAGATCGGCACCGGCTTTCTCTCCTGCGACGAAGCCGGCACCGACCGACCGCGCCGCGCCCTGATCCGCTCCGCGACGGATATGGACACGATGGTCAGCAATGCCTTTTCCGGCCGCGCGGCACGAACGAAGCGCACGCGCTACGCCCTGGAGATGGAAGAGCAGCAAACGCGCCTTCCGGATTTCCCGCAAATGTATGCCCTCAGCGGCCCGCTCGGCGATGCCGATGCGGCAATGGGGCGCGGGGACTTCGCCTTTCACCTCTATGGACAGGCGGCCGCCTTGAACAGGGAGCTTCCGGCAGCGCAGCTGTTGCGGATGCTTGTCGCTGAAGCGGATGCGATATTCCGCGCCCTCTCGCCAACTCAATGA
- a CDS encoding class I SAM-dependent methyltransferase, translating into MTSSFTVHAASGYEQLMGRWSRRLAPKFIDFAGLAGGEKILDVGCGTGSLTFELAKSADLAEIQAIDFSLVFVEAARQHNTDPRITFSQADATALPFGDGAFNRALALLVLHFVPEAGKAVAEMRRVVRPGGVVAAVVWDHLGGMPGMRMMIDTVAALSESGRQMRSRYCFQPMMQPGEMKRTFVEQGLAEVTETELMIRMDYGNFDDYWAPIAAGEGPLGKYMTTLDAAERTRTEAAVRDAYQAGRPDGPRSFANVAWACRGVVP; encoded by the coding sequence ATGACGTCGAGCTTCACCGTTCATGCAGCCTCCGGCTACGAGCAGCTCATGGGCCGATGGAGCCGCAGGCTCGCGCCCAAGTTCATCGACTTCGCGGGCTTGGCCGGTGGCGAGAAGATCCTTGATGTCGGCTGCGGCACCGGCAGCCTGACCTTCGAGCTGGCCAAATCCGCCGATCTCGCGGAAATCCAGGCCATCGATTTCTCGCTCGTCTTCGTCGAGGCGGCGAGGCAGCACAACACCGACCCACGCATCACCTTCAGCCAGGCCGACGCCACCGCCTTGCCGTTCGGGGATGGCGCGTTCAACCGTGCGCTGGCTTTGCTCGTGCTCCATTTCGTGCCGGAAGCCGGCAAGGCGGTGGCCGAGATGCGCCGCGTGGTGCGGCCGGGCGGCGTGGTCGCGGCAGTGGTGTGGGACCATCTCGGCGGCATGCCCGGCATGCGCATGATGATCGACACCGTGGCGGCGCTTAGCGAAAGCGGCCGCCAGATGCGCAGCCGCTATTGCTTCCAGCCGATGATGCAGCCCGGCGAGATGAAGCGGACTTTTGTGGAGCAGGGCCTGGCCGAGGTCACCGAAACCGAGCTGATGATCCGCATGGATTACGGGAATTTCGACGACTACTGGGCGCCGATCGCCGCCGGCGAGGGGCCGCTCGGCAAATACATGACAACGCTCGACGCAGCCGAGCGGACACGCACCGAAGCCGCCGTCCGCGATGCCTATCAGGCCGGCCGCCCCGACGGGCCGCGCTCTTTCGCCAATGTCGCCTGGGCCTGCCGGGGCGTTGTTCCCTGA
- a CDS encoding sugar-binding transcriptional regulator, with product MLHTVAKLHYEAEMSQVDIARRLGVSTATVSRLLQRARAEGIVRIEVLDIVTPEVITTQLTEALGLREAAVVETPAAGVLTALAAPLGGLLKQAELSAGSVVAIGWGRAIRETIRAGLPRIPGVLTVAATGGMQQHAPHFQINEFVRLAAEEFGGTPHFIHAPYLPSSELREVFLGDAAIRDAVALWDRTDVAVVGVGLPHAINPPEASAATLSEQALVQAAGDVLRHYFDADGVIIPWEGESRMIAMSPAQLRAIPLVIGVAAGPEKATAIIGAARAKLINALVTDSKTAQAILEKLLPR from the coding sequence ATGCTGCACACGGTCGCCAAGCTGCACTACGAGGCGGAGATGTCGCAGGTCGATATCGCGCGGCGGCTGGGCGTCTCCACGGCGACCGTCTCGCGGCTGCTGCAGCGGGCGCGGGCGGAAGGCATCGTGCGCATCGAGGTGCTGGACATCGTAACGCCCGAGGTCATCACCACGCAGCTCACCGAGGCGCTGGGGCTGCGCGAGGCAGCTGTCGTCGAGACACCAGCGGCCGGCGTGCTGACGGCGCTTGCCGCACCGCTCGGCGGCCTGCTCAAGCAGGCTGAGCTTTCGGCCGGCTCGGTGGTGGCGATCGGCTGGGGCCGCGCCATCCGCGAGACGATCCGCGCCGGCCTGCCGCGCATTCCCGGCGTGCTCACCGTCGCCGCCACCGGCGGCATGCAGCAGCATGCGCCGCACTTCCAGATCAACGAATTCGTGCGGCTGGCGGCGGAGGAGTTCGGCGGCACGCCGCATTTCATCCACGCGCCCTATCTGCCGTCGAGCGAGCTGCGCGAGGTCTTCCTCGGCGACGCGGCGATCCGCGACGCCGTCGCGCTGTGGGACCGCACCGACGTCGCGGTCGTCGGCGTCGGCCTGCCGCATGCCATCAACCCGCCGGAGGCGAGTGCCGCGACGCTGAGCGAGCAGGCCCTGGTGCAGGCGGCCGGCGACGTGCTGCGGCATTATTTCGACGCCGACGGCGTCATCATCCCCTGGGAAGGTGAAAGCCGGATGATCGCCATGTCGCCGGCACAGCTGCGCGCCATCCCGCTGGTGATCGGCGTCGCCGCCGGGCCGGAGAAGGCGACGGCGATCATCGGCGCCGCCCGGGCTAAGCTTATCAACGCGCTGGTCACCGACAGCAAGACGGCGCAGGCCATCCTCGAGAAGCTGCTGCCGCGATAG
- a CDS encoding ABC transporter permease, translating to MSKKDLGLLVLILVVGTVVAIINPRFLLPINLANTSNLIGLFGILSIGQAFVIITGGIELSVGSVVALLGTLFIDFIAVRELDWPLAFVLIIALGAIIGLVHGWLITRLKLQPFVVTLCGLLIYRGVARFYTADGTAGFAFGQNFPDLEFLTAGRSYGVPNSFIALIIIAIVMWVVLHRSVFGRYLYAIGKNEEAAKYSGIRTGRVVMAAYVICGVLTALSAIYFAMYTRSISPASHGQFYELYAIAAAVLGGFSLRGGEGSLIGVILGTVLLQELQNLVNLLGIPSSLNFAVMGGVILIGVLVDQQWGVFRARRQMIDATRRNVAGAPAE from the coding sequence ATGAGCAAGAAAGATCTCGGCCTGCTGGTCCTGATCCTGGTGGTGGGCACGGTGGTGGCGATCATCAATCCGCGCTTCCTCTTGCCGATCAACCTTGCCAACACGTCCAACCTGATCGGCCTGTTCGGCATCCTCTCGATCGGGCAGGCCTTCGTCATCATCACCGGCGGCATCGAGCTGTCGGTCGGCTCAGTGGTCGCGCTGCTCGGCACGCTGTTCATCGACTTCATCGCCGTGCGCGAGCTGGACTGGCCGCTGGCCTTCGTGCTGATCATCGCGCTCGGCGCCATCATTGGCCTGGTGCATGGCTGGCTGATCACACGGCTGAAGCTGCAGCCTTTCGTGGTGACGCTCTGCGGCCTCCTGATCTATCGCGGCGTGGCGCGCTTCTACACCGCCGACGGCACGGCGGGCTTCGCCTTCGGCCAGAATTTCCCGGACCTCGAATTCCTCACCGCCGGCCGCAGCTACGGCGTGCCGAACAGCTTCATCGCGCTGATCATCATCGCCATCGTCATGTGGGTGGTGCTGCACCGCTCGGTGTTCGGGCGCTACCTCTACGCCATCGGCAAGAACGAGGAGGCGGCGAAATATTCGGGCATCCGCACCGGCCGGGTGGTGATGGCGGCCTATGTCATCTGCGGCGTGCTGACGGCGCTGTCGGCGATCTACTTCGCCATGTACACGCGCTCGATCTCGCCGGCCAGCCACGGCCAGTTCTACGAACTCTACGCCATCGCCGCCGCCGTGCTCGGCGGCTTCTCGCTGCGCGGCGGCGAAGGCTCGCTGATCGGCGTCATCCTCGGCACGGTGCTGCTGCAGGAATTGCAGAACCTGGTCAACCTGCTCGGCATCCCCTCCTCGCTCAACTTCGCCGTGATGGGCGGGGTTATCCTGATCGGCGTGCTCGTCGACCAGCAATGGGGCGTGTTCCGGGCGCGGCGGCAGATGATCGACGCGACGCGCAGGAACGTCGCCGGCGCACCGGCGGAGTAG
- a CDS encoding ABC transporter substrate-binding protein: MRKIVAAFAALAISASALIAPAQAQDKKYTIALIPGLTTDGFYITMRKGAQAAADALGVNLVFQGAPDFNPVTQVPVLDAVIAKKPDAILIAPTDKVQLVEPLRKANDAGIPVITVDTFIGSGVYQTGAGDADFPLAYIASDNVLGGEIAARALATSIGDKGKVYVSNVKPGISTTDQREEGFKKEMAKHPNITVLETQFNEDDANKAASQLQATFARNPDLVGVFGANLFSALGAANGVKQAGQTGTVKVVAFDAPTSIVDNINTGLVDLAIAQHPAEIGYFGVVSAYAHLTGHSIPVAIGTGFTIMDKSNIADPNISKYLYSE, encoded by the coding sequence ATGAGGAAGATCGTTGCCGCGTTCGCGGCGCTCGCCATCTCGGCATCGGCGCTGATCGCGCCCGCCCAGGCGCAAGACAAGAAATACACCATCGCGCTCATTCCCGGCCTGACCACCGACGGTTTCTACATCACCATGCGCAAGGGCGCGCAGGCGGCGGCCGACGCGCTCGGCGTCAACCTGGTGTTCCAGGGCGCGCCGGACTTCAACCCGGTGACGCAGGTTCCGGTGCTCGACGCGGTCATCGCCAAGAAGCCGGACGCGATCCTGATCGCGCCGACCGACAAGGTCCAACTGGTCGAGCCGCTGCGCAAGGCCAATGACGCCGGCATCCCGGTGATCACCGTCGACACCTTCATCGGCTCAGGCGTCTACCAGACCGGCGCCGGCGATGCCGACTTCCCGCTCGCCTATATCGCCTCGGACAACGTGCTCGGCGGCGAGATCGCGGCGCGGGCGCTGGCCACTTCCATCGGCGACAAGGGCAAGGTCTATGTCTCGAACGTGAAGCCCGGCATCTCGACCACCGACCAGCGCGAGGAAGGTTTCAAGAAGGAGATGGCCAAGCACCCCAATATCACGGTGCTGGAGACGCAGTTCAACGAGGACGACGCCAACAAGGCGGCCTCGCAGTTGCAGGCGACGTTCGCGCGCAACCCCGATCTCGTCGGCGTGTTCGGCGCCAACCTGTTCTCGGCGCTCGGCGCCGCCAACGGCGTCAAGCAGGCCGGGCAGACGGGCACCGTCAAGGTGGTGGCCTTCGACGCGCCGACCAGCATCGTCGATAACATCAACACCGGTCTGGTCGACCTGGCGATCGCCCAGCATCCGGCCGAGATCGGCTATTTCGGCGTCGTTTCGGCCTATGCCCACCTGACAGGCCACTCGATCCCGGTTGCGATCGGCACCGGCTTCACGATCATGGACAAGTCCAACATCGCCGACCCGAACATTTCGAAGTATCTTTACTCCGAATGA
- a CDS encoding sugar-binding protein, whose protein sequence is MKSVIRTASIAAAALALGLSASAIARADDKPTLAFVVNGASDFWKAAEAGVKKAQGELPDYNLELKYPEQSSVAIQQRLMDDLVTAGVKGIMVSAVDPKTSTDGLNKIASETALFTTDSDAPQTKRVAYIGSSNVDAGKQAAEIAKKAMPDGGKCLGFVGLLGADNAKERIQGMKDGLAGTKIELVDVRGDDIDQARAKKNVEDALVASPDITCMVGFYSYNTPRIYEALRDAGKLGSITVVGFDDDPITLGGVKEGTVAATVVQQPFEWAYQGMKLMAAYLKGDKSGIPADGLIIVPTKIIGKDDVDAYAANLKAMAGK, encoded by the coding sequence ATGAAATCTGTGATCCGTACCGCGTCCATCGCCGCCGCGGCCTTGGCGCTCGGCCTGTCGGCAAGCGCGATTGCGCGTGCCGACGACAAGCCGACGCTGGCCTTCGTCGTCAACGGCGCGTCCGACTTCTGGAAGGCGGCGGAAGCCGGCGTGAAGAAGGCGCAGGGCGAGTTGCCCGACTACAATCTGGAGCTGAAATATCCCGAGCAGTCGTCGGTCGCCATCCAGCAGCGGCTGATGGACGACCTGGTGACGGCCGGCGTCAAGGGCATCATGGTCTCCGCCGTCGACCCCAAGACCTCGACCGACGGGCTGAACAAGATCGCGTCCGAAACGGCGCTGTTCACCACCGACTCGGACGCCCCGCAGACCAAGCGCGTCGCCTATATCGGCTCGTCCAACGTCGATGCCGGCAAGCAGGCGGCCGAGATCGCCAAGAAGGCGATGCCGGACGGCGGCAAGTGCCTCGGCTTCGTCGGCCTGCTCGGCGCCGACAACGCCAAGGAACGCATCCAGGGCATGAAGGACGGGCTGGCCGGCACCAAGATCGAGCTGGTCGACGTGCGCGGCGACGACATCGACCAGGCGCGCGCCAAGAAGAACGTCGAGGACGCGCTGGTCGCCAGCCCCGACATCACTTGCATGGTCGGCTTCTATTCCTACAACACGCCGCGCATCTATGAGGCGCTGCGCGACGCCGGCAAGCTCGGCTCGATCACCGTCGTCGGCTTCGATGACGATCCGATCACGCTGGGCGGCGTCAAGGAAGGCACCGTGGCCGCCACTGTCGTGCAGCAGCCGTTCGAATGGGCCTATCAGGGCATGAAGCTGATGGCGGCCTATCTCAAGGGCGACAAGTCGGGCATCCCGGCCGACGGCCTGATCATCGTGCCGACCAAGATCATCGGCAAGGACGATGTCGACGCCTACGCTGCCAACCTCAAGGCGATGGCCGGCAAGTAA